The following proteins come from a genomic window of Nitrospira sp.:
- a CDS encoding HlyB/MsbA family ABC transporter has product MKEPQGESYQGLFEALMKQLSVAMRAEKKIMSLIFSYALAVGFFSLIIPLTVQELVSTFSYAVQPVMIWTLTSIMLAVLLFVGLFKTFHFYAVDVVQRRIFARVAVAMVEQLPRNRFKGARSDLSNYFIETVFMQRALSTLLIDLLNVVVGGTVGMIVLVVYHPYFLVYNLLLMAGFGLTFFVLSRGALKTTLAMSHAKYDVFNWIQEISRNALQLKATDSRPFLMQKTNDLVNRYVETRKARFAVLVRQYIGSVGGQAIAQSGALALAAYLMASGQLTLGQLVAVQAVVGALVINFDSLIKNMGYVYYFFTSLTHLDEVFRQEQDYVSVESAVALPKHLTQGVRVTCKGVSLVHGGVSVFDGFNLDVAPGEKLGIYARTTGAKTALARVLGGLETPTNGVVQYNGVDLRYIDPNAINQCRSVMIDSQLSLIKGTIEENIVMGRSYVTYDDLNWALRFTELEEDVEGLARGVKSDISMLGESLSPTHIVQILLARAILGRPQVLIFDGLIHSLEPALRERVLRRLCSKDEAWSVIFVSTDPNLTDHADRRIMLHHAHA; this is encoded by the coding sequence ATGAAAGAACCTCAGGGCGAAAGTTATCAGGGCCTGTTCGAAGCACTGATGAAACAGCTTTCCGTGGCTATGCGGGCTGAGAAAAAAATCATGAGTCTGATTTTTTCTTATGCCCTGGCCGTTGGGTTCTTTTCTCTTATCATCCCGTTGACCGTGCAGGAGTTGGTCAGCACCTTTTCCTATGCGGTTCAGCCGGTCATGATTTGGACTCTGACCAGCATCATGCTGGCAGTTCTGTTGTTTGTCGGTCTTTTTAAGACGTTTCATTTCTATGCGGTTGATGTCGTGCAACGCCGGATCTTTGCAAGAGTAGCCGTGGCGATGGTTGAACAGCTTCCTCGAAATCGATTTAAAGGAGCGCGATCCGATCTTTCGAATTACTTCATCGAAACGGTCTTCATGCAACGTGCCTTGTCCACGCTGCTCATTGACCTGTTGAACGTCGTGGTGGGTGGAACGGTCGGCATGATCGTGTTGGTCGTGTATCACCCGTATTTTCTTGTGTACAACCTTCTGCTCATGGCCGGGTTTGGGCTCACGTTTTTCGTGCTCTCTCGGGGAGCACTGAAGACAACCCTCGCCATGTCTCACGCGAAGTACGACGTCTTCAATTGGATTCAAGAAATTTCGCGGAATGCGTTGCAGTTGAAAGCCACCGACAGCCGCCCATTTCTCATGCAGAAGACGAATGATCTTGTCAATCGGTACGTCGAAACCCGGAAGGCTCGGTTTGCCGTTCTCGTGCGGCAGTATATCGGTTCAGTGGGCGGACAAGCGATTGCACAATCCGGCGCTCTTGCCCTTGCAGCCTATCTCATGGCATCAGGGCAATTGACCCTTGGGCAGTTAGTCGCTGTTCAGGCGGTGGTCGGCGCACTCGTCATCAATTTCGATTCTCTGATCAAAAACATGGGATATGTGTATTATTTTTTCACGTCCCTGACACATCTCGATGAGGTCTTTAGGCAGGAGCAGGATTACGTCTCAGTCGAATCCGCTGTGGCCCTGCCTAAACATTTGACTCAAGGAGTGCGCGTCACCTGTAAGGGCGTCAGTTTGGTTCATGGCGGAGTGTCTGTCTTTGACGGCTTCAATCTAGATGTCGCACCGGGCGAGAAGCTGGGGATCTACGCGCGGACAACGGGGGCAAAAACCGCTTTGGCTAGAGTACTGGGGGGACTCGAAACACCGACCAATGGAGTCGTTCAGTACAATGGCGTGGATCTCCGGTATATCGATCCAAATGCCATCAACCAATGCCGCAGTGTCATGATCGACTCGCAGTTATCGTTGATTAAGGGAACCATTGAAGAAAATATCGTCATGGGGCGTTCCTATGTTACCTATGATGATCTGAACTGGGCTCTCCGTTTCACAGAGCTTGAGGAAGATGTCGAGGGGTTGGCACGCGGTGTTAAGTCCGATATTTCCATGCTGGGAGAATCACTTTCGCCCACTCACATTGTGCAGATTCTTTTGGCTCGAGCGATTCTAGGACGTCCACAAGTCCTTATATTTGACGGCTTGATTCACTCGCTTGAGCCAGCGTTGCGCGAGCGTGTGCTTCGTCGGTTGTGCTCTAAAGATGAAGCATGGTCGGTTATCTTCGTATCGACGGATCCCAATCTTACGGATCATGCCGATCGTCGTATTATGCTGCACCATGCTCATGCGTAA